In the genome of Pseudomonadota bacterium, the window TGTACAGTTCACCCTCGCCTTTGAAGTACGCGACCGCTTCGTCACGTGCCATTTCTGTACGGGTGACCGGCAAGTCTTGTTTGGCCAGTTCAGTCATGCGCTTTTCAATGGCGGTTAGGTCTTCTGGAGTGAAACTGCGCTCAAACGAGAAGTCGTAGTAAAAGCCATCTTCGATCACGGGACCGATGGTGATCTGAGCGGTGGGAAACAACTGCTTGACCGCCTGGGCCATCAAATGCGCGGTGGAGTGCCGAATCACATCCAGACCGTCGTCATCGCGAGCGGTGATGATGGCCAGATCGGCGTCTTCGGAAATTTCAAAACTCGTGTCGACCACGCGCTCACCGACACGCCCCGCGAGGGCCGCTTTGGCTAAGCCGGGACCGATATCGGCCGCGACGTCGGCCACCGTCACCGGCTGGTCAAATTGTCGCTGACTTCCGTCAGGTAAGGTGATTACAGGCATGGGTCATACACATCACTTCGAAGGGGCAAATAGTAGCTGTTGCGCCGCTCAGATTAAACCGTGAATGGGGTCACGACGCCCCGAAAAGCTTCTATCGACAGGCCTTTATTTACCGCCCAACAAAAACGGGTGGTTCTGACGAACCACCCGCTTGCACATCTGGTAGGCGCGGGCGGGATCGAACCACCGACCACTACCATGTCAAGGTAGTGCTCTACCACTGAGCTACGCGCCTGAAGGGGGATGAAAGATAGCGAAGGTCGAGCCACGGTGCAAGCGTCGAAGTGTGGTTTTGAGACCTGGTCGCCGCCCGACTTCCCATTTGAATGAGCTCAATCCCCCTGACATCCCCGACAAACTGTTGACACATCCTGCGATTCGACGCCAAACCGCTCCACGGAAACCGCCTCGACGCCGCAAATAGCGCGGCAATCATGACGCCGCGACGCCACGCTAACGCCGGGTTGCTCCCCACCCTCGGACCGGTCGAACAGATTCCGCCGCGGTCGTCGGTCAGTGCGCCATTAGCCGGCTTTCTGCGATGGCAGCCCAAATCCCATCGCACGAATCCGCGCGATCTTATCGCGAAGCTGAGCCGCTTCTTCAAACTCCAAGTCCCGTGCATGGCGCAACATCTTTTTGTCGAGCTGCTTGAGCTTGGCCGCAAGCTGTTCAGGCGACATGGCCATGTAGCGCGCTTGCTCTTCGGCCACTTTGCGTTTTTCACCGCGAGAGGCGCTCCCGCCCTGCTGCCCCATCTGCATCACATCGGCCACAGGCTTAATAATAGTCTTAGGCGTGATGCCATGGTCTTCATTAAAGGCCAGTTGCTTAGCGCGCCGTCGTTCCGTTTCGTTTATGGCACGCTCCATTGAGCCGGTCATCTTATCGGCATACAGAATCGCTTTGCCGCTGGCGTTACGCGCCGCCCGGCCAATTGTCTGAATCAAGGAGCGGTCGGAGCGAAGAAACCCTTCTTTGTCCGCATCGAGAATGGCCACGAGTGAAACTTCCGGCATATCGAGGCCTTCCCGCAGCAGGTTGATGCCGACAAGCACGTCGAACTCGCCCAGTCTCAGGTCGCGAATAATCTCTGAGCGCTGCACGGTGTCGATGTCGGAGTGCAGGTAACGCACCCGCACGTCGTGTTCGAACAGATACTCGGTCAGGTCTTCGGCCATCCGTTTAGTGAGCGTCGTAATCAGCACGCGCTCTTCGCTGAGCGTACGCCGATGAATCTCTGAGAGCACATCGTCGACTTGCGAACCCGCCGGTCGTACCTCAACCTCCGGATCGACCAGGCCCGTTGGGCGCACAACCTGCTCCACTGTCTGACCCGACCGTTCCGCTTCATACGGTCCGGGCGTGGCCGAAACAAATATGGCCTGCGGCATGAGCCCTTCAAACTCCGCAAACTTGAGCGGTCGGTTATCGAGCGCGGACGGCAAGCGAAACCCATAGTCAACCAGTGTTTCCTTGCGCGATCGGTCGCCTTTGTACATCGCGCCCAACTGCGGAATCGTCGCATGACTTTCATCCACAATCAGTAGCGCATTTTCAGGTAGGTAGTCGATCAGCGTAGGCGGCGGCTGACCTTCTTGACGCCCCGATAAATAGCGCGAGTAGTTTTCAATCCCCGAGCAATAGCCCAATTCATTGATCATCTCCAGATCAAAGTTGGTCCGTTGCTCTAAGCGCTGTGCTTCGAGCAACTTGTCCGTGTCACGAAGCACCTTGAGCCGATCGACAAGCTCCGTGCGAATATGCCGGGTGGCCTCGACCATGACGTCGCGAGGCGTCACATAGTGGGTACGCGGGTAAATCGTGAGGCGCGGCACCTTGCGCAAGACTTCGCCCGTCAAGGGATCGAAGTAACTGAGTGTTTCGACCTCGTCATCAAATAACTCGACGCGAACCGCCTCCCGACTGGACTCAGCCGGAAAAATGTCAATCACCTCTCCTCGAACTCGGTAGCAGCCCGGTGCCAGCTCCACCTCATTTCGGTCGTATTGAATCTCGGCCAAGCGCTTGAGCATATCGCGCTGGTCCAGCGGCTTGCCCTGCTGCAAATGCAGCACCATTTTGTGATAAGACTCCGGATCACCCAATCCATAAATGGCCGAAACCGTCGCGACAATAATCGCGTCGGAACGTTCGAGCAACGCTTTGGTGGCGGATAAGCGCATCTGTTCAATATGTTTGTTGATCGACGCGTCTTTTTCGATAAACGTATCAGAGGCCGGAACATACGCCTCCGGCTGATAGTAGTCGTAGTACGACACAAAATACTCCACCGAATTTTTTGGGAAGTAGTCGCGCATTTCGCCATACAGCTGAGCCGCCAGCGTTTTGTTATGGGCGAGGATGATCGTTGGTCGCTGCAGGCGGTCGATGATGTTGGCCACCGTAAACGTCTTGCCGCTGCCGGTCACGCCCAGCAGTGTCTGTTGTGCCAGGCCCGATTCCAAGCCGTCGCACAGCTGCGCAATGGCCTCAATTTGATCGCCCGCCGGTTGGTAGTCACACACGAGTTTAAACTCGGTTTGTTCACCGTCCGCTACGTTAAGTCTGGTTGGCGCCACGCCCACATCCTTTCATAACAACAACCGACCGCCGTAAGGCGCCGGCTCAATCTCACACTATACACCCAATTGGCGACCGTCCGTTGGCGCGCGCGGCATGATCCACACTCCGAACCGGCCGCGTCGCGTCGTTGGCCGAACACGCCGGACGCACTCCGCGAAACGCGGGTTTGAACGCCTTGTGGAAAATGCCCATCACACACTGCCTCACCCAATCGAACACCGCTCTCATTGATGCGCTAACGACTGAACGGCCGTACCGGCAACCCGGCGTGGCCATGGGTGCACCGTATTGGGTCGGCGCGAGGCGCCGTGCTCGGGCGAATAAGCCCGCGTCTAGCGCCGTAGCGATTTCCATTCATTGATCATGATTGGTGCGCCCAGCAATCAATATCCGTGGGATGGACTTAATTCGCCCAGAGCGTGACAAAATGGCTTGACTTGGTGGCCTCAAGCCGCCAGAATTTCGCGCCTGCGGCTTGATCCGCACTCTTCCCCAGTAGCTCAGTTGGTAGAGCGGGTGACTGTTAATCACTAGGTCCGTGGTTCGAGTCCGCGCTGGGGAGCCAAATAGAAAAGGCCCACATTATGTGGGCCTTTTTTTGTCCGGCCGTCAGGCGCCGGTAGTGTGGACACATCACGTGCCCACGCTATGCGTTGCGCTTGGTTTAGCGCTCCATGGTCAGTGGTGGCGCAGCGGGCCCCGGTGGTCCGAGGAAAAAGTCGCGGAAAATCGCAAAATCCAGGAAATTAACCGCGCCGTCACCGTTAAGATCACCATCCGGATCCGCGCTATTGAACACCGATGAGATGTAGCTCAGATCCAGGAAGTTGACCACATTGTTGTTATCGAAGTCCGGATCGCACAAATTCCCGAAGCCGTCGCCGTCGGTGTCCCGCTGTGGTGGATTGGCCACCAGCAGGCAGTTGTCAACGTCATCACCGACACTATCACCGTCGGAGTCTTTGATCTCCGAAATGGTGATCGTCGTGTAATTCGGGTCAGCTAGAATATCGGCTTCTTTGAACGGCAGCGTCACCCACTGCTTATTGGAATACAACACGGTTTGATCGGCGTAATGTGGACTGTTCACATCACTCGATTGACTGTACGACAATAACGCCTCAGCAATCGGCCCATCGTCATCAAACGTCACAACCTGCATGTAGCTGTTGCCACCTGTGACGGGTGTGTAACCCGCCGCACTCAGTCCCGCAGAGATGATGCTAAACATGCCAGAGCCATCGCGACCGCCGTGAATGGGCAAAGGTGTACCACCGCGCTCGGTAAATTGCAGGTCTCCCCAGGCGATACTCATCGGCAGTCCTAGATCCGTCAGCCGTTTCACGCCACGTCCCAGCCATTGCATTACCTGATCTTTATCCACCTGGTCGGTGGCTTTGAGGCCGCGTGGTGTGTTGACCGGATCATTCACATCAAACGGCGTCTCCCACAGGGCGGTCAGAATCGGATCGTCGGTATCATCAAACACCGATTGCAAAAATTCGAGAAAAATGTGCGGGCCGAAGCTGTCATTATTTTGTCGCTTGTCCCAGTTACCCAACACGCTACAGGCTTCGGTGAGATCAACCGTGACGGTATCGACCACCACGGATTCACCTTCATCGATACACAACTGCACAAGATCATCGACAAGCAGTTCGGCCGCATAATTACGACTACCGAACAGTGCCTCTTTAAGTGTCGCGATGGTGTAGCCCGGCGCACCTTGCCCATCGGTGCCCGCTAGGCGTTCCTCGATTTGCACGAGACCCAGTCGCGTACGCAGACTGCGAGCGGTTTCTTCTGCTCCCGCCGTGGGCACAATACCGGTAATCGGCATATTGGGGTTCGTGAGCCAATGGTTGTCGTTCGAATTGGACACGTAATCTTGCGTTGTGAGGGTGGGCAATTCACTCGATGGCACAGCACCGGGCTGGGCGGCATCGGGGCTTACCGTCCATGCACAACTGGAGTCGGTGCCGTCCAGCACTTTGAGACCGGCTGCCGTAACGAGCAGCGTGCCCACACCCGTCGGGGCACAGCTGGCAAGCTTGGCCGCACTCACATTTGG includes:
- a CDS encoding penicillin acylase family protein, whose translation is MRPTFMRLVMASGLLMLGEAQALANPTYEAEVRRTSYGIPHIKANDWGGIGYGYGYAYAADNFCVLAREIVEANGQQALYFGSSQGRINSDLFYTLSNSDETIDAIIAQTDAPVLDGIKGFAAGYNRYLSETGVDNLDVDCRSEAWVRAIDERDMFKVYYKLILRASGGPLRDLIVSAVPPDPARQQTNRRTMVEMNKKREALRDAMAKADLSLIRDQLNPQELGSNMYALGSNATQSGRGMVLGNPHFPWNGPLRWYQAHLTIPGQIDVMGASLQGIPLINIGFTDTFAWSHTVSPADRFTIFELSLVPGNPTQYFYDGVATDMEVFPVSIQVDNGGVIETVNHTFYRTVQGWVMDIAPLLGFPVWNSGVSIFAVGDANADNFRAINQFYRMNLATNLTEFVDVLEDLTALPWVHTVAASESGTAFYGDLSVMPNVSAAKLASCAPTGVGTLLVTAAGLKVLDGTDSSCAWTVSPDAAQPGAVPSSELPTLTTQDYVSNSNDNHWLTNPNMPITGIVPTAGAEETARSLRTRLGLVQIEERLAGTDGQGAPGYTIATLKEALFGSRNYAAELLVDDLVQLCIDEGESVVVDTVTVDLTEACSVLGNWDKRQNNDSFGPHIFLEFLQSVFDDTDDPILTALWETPFDVNDPVNTPRGLKATDQVDKDQVMQWLGRGVKRLTDLGLPMSIAWGDLQFTERGGTPLPIHGGRDGSGMFSIISAGLSAAGYTPVTGGNSYMQVVTFDDDGPIAEALLSYSQSSDVNSPHYADQTVLYSNKQWVTLPFKEADILADPNYTTITISEIKDSDGDSVGDDVDNCLLVANPPQRDTDGDGFGNLCDPDFDNNNVVNFLDLSYISSVFNSADPDGDLNGDGAVNFLDFAIFRDFFLGPPGPAAPPLTMER
- the uvrB gene encoding excinuclease ABC subunit UvrB, with product MAPTRLNVADGEQTEFKLVCDYQPAGDQIEAIAQLCDGLESGLAQQTLLGVTGSGKTFTVANIIDRLQRPTIILAHNKTLAAQLYGEMRDYFPKNSVEYFVSYYDYYQPEAYVPASDTFIEKDASINKHIEQMRLSATKALLERSDAIIVATVSAIYGLGDPESYHKMVLHLQQGKPLDQRDMLKRLAEIQYDRNEVELAPGCYRVRGEVIDIFPAESSREAVRVELFDDEVETLSYFDPLTGEVLRKVPRLTIYPRTHYVTPRDVMVEATRHIRTELVDRLKVLRDTDKLLEAQRLEQRTNFDLEMINELGYCSGIENYSRYLSGRQEGQPPPTLIDYLPENALLIVDESHATIPQLGAMYKGDRSRKETLVDYGFRLPSALDNRPLKFAEFEGLMPQAIFVSATPGPYEAERSGQTVEQVVRPTGLVDPEVEVRPAGSQVDDVLSEIHRRTLSEERVLITTLTKRMAEDLTEYLFEHDVRVRYLHSDIDTVQRSEIIRDLRLGEFDVLVGINLLREGLDMPEVSLVAILDADKEGFLRSDRSLIQTIGRAARNASGKAILYADKMTGSMERAINETERRRAKQLAFNEDHGITPKTIIKPVADVMQMGQQGGSASRGEKRKVAEEQARYMAMSPEQLAAKLKQLDKKMLRHARDLEFEEAAQLRDKIARIRAMGFGLPSQKAG